In Xenorhabdus griffiniae, the genomic window GCATGGCACTGATTGATGAGTTATACTCATATGCTGAAAATACCGAACATGCCGCAGCAAAGTTCGCTGATTTTATCACTGATCGTGTCTATGAGTACGAAGCTAAAAATCGCCAAGTCCCCAATGTTACTCCACGTGAAGCATTGAGTTACTTGATGAAAGAAAGAGGCATAAGGCAGCTTGATCTGCGTGATATTGCAAACCAGAGTGTTATATCAGAGATACTGCATGGAAAACGTTCTATGAACATTGGACAAGTAAAAGGCTTTGCCAAATTCTTTAACGTTCCTGTTGAAACCTTTATGGGTTCAGACTGAGAAAAAACTGTATTTCTAAAAAGCGTTTCAAAATGATAGGAGTATTCCTTACCCCATGCGGGGTAAGGAACTCCAACATCTGATACTCTCAGTATTATAAAACCTATCTTGAAGTGAGATTGGTATATAAGATGAATGCATTAAAGATCTTTCTTTGATGCTTGCAAATACAGTAACTCCAGTCCAATCGTTGCGGCCGCCAATGCTGTAATTTCAGATTGGTCATAAGCCGGCGCCACTTCCACCACATCCATTCCAACAATATTCAATGGTTGCAAAGCGCGCACTATTTTCAATGCCCGATCTGACGTCAATCCACCAATCACCGGCGTTCCTGTACCTGGTGCAAATGCCGGATCAAGGCAATCAATATCGAACGTCAGGTAAATCGGCAAGTCACCAACCACCGTTTTAATCTGCTCAACAATATCATCAACACCGCGATCATTAACCTGACCAGCATCTAATACAGTGAAACCATTATTCGTATCGTGTTCAGTGCGAATACCTATTTGTACAGAGTGGTGAGGATCTATCAGCCCTTCATTTGGCGCATGGTAAAACATCGTACCATGATCAAATTGACTGCCATTGGCATAAGTATCTGTATGAGCATCAAAATGGATAAGCGCCATTTTGCCAAAGTGTTTTGCATGAGCACGTAACAGTGGCAAAGTAACAAAGTGATCACCACCAAATGACAGCATACGCTTACCCGATGCCAGCACCTTTTCAGCATGTGCCTGCAACTTATTACTCATATCCTGGGCATCACCAAAATTAAATACCAGGTCCCCGCAATCCACCACATTCAGGCGCTTGCGTAAGCTAAAGCCCCACGGCCAACGACAGCTTTCCCACGCCAGATTAGTCGATACCTGACGGATGGCAGCTGGCCCATGGCGGCTTCCTGCACGTCCCGATGTTGCCATATCAAAAGGAATGCCAGTAATTACCCATTCCGCATCACTGGAATAGGGCTGAAAATTCAAAGGAAAACGCAGGAAACCGAAGGCATTTGAAACCAAAGAGTTATCAATTTGGTTTCCTAAGGAGCTAATACTCATGATATATCCTCAAAAGTCCCATGCTGGCTTATTACTCGTCTCCAATGCTGGCAGTAACAAGTAACACAGAGGCTTATTTACACTAGAAGATTAATCTTCCAAATACACGATTATTTAAAATAAAAGTAAAAAAATGTTAGCAATCAATTCAAAATTAAAGAATCAAATGCGTACACACTCATATACAAACAAGAAAGGTACCTAACATCCAAGTCCATAGACCAATCCAGGATGAGCATATAGTATTAGACATGTTTTCTGCTTGCTACAACTTACCGTACTGTAAAAGGTAAAAAATAATTTGAAGAAGAGTATGACTAACGACAACAATTATTGGATTTATGACCCTAAAGGAAATATAGATACATAATCCTGACAACGCTACGATATGTTCGCTGGTATCTGGGACTACGAACTGAGCTTGCGTAATCTGGAAGGATGATAGTGGTGTTACCCGTCTGGTTCCGCTGATTGTCAAACGTCACCAACGCAGCATTCCCGTGACAACGAGATAGATGAAACCTATATCAAAATCAAAGAAGAATGGCGCGTCTCACCGAACGGTAGATTCGGCTGGCAATACCGTTGACTTTTGCCATCCGAGGCTTTTTCAACAAAGCTATTCGTCAATATGGACAACTGGAAGTTGTAATCCGCAATAATAACTATACTGCCATGGAATTAATAAGGTGAATACTTTGTTAAATATTGAGTGAAAAATATATTATTATTGTAAAAAATGTGGAGTGGCATCAGGATAAATAACAGAAAAATAGTCATTCAAAATCAAGTTATTATACAAAATACATGACCAAGAATGACTATTAATATAAGTTAGTGGCTAATCAGGATTACTCATCTTCCAAATAGGTGTAGCCATACAGACCACTTTCAAACTCCTGCAAGAATTGTTCCTGCAAATTGTCATCCAGATCCGTCGATTTCACTTGATCACGGAAACGTGTCAATAGTACCTGTGGTTCCAGTTTGACATATTGAAGCATATTGGCGACAGAATCCCCTTCCTCGCTTTGCTTATAAGTTACTGCGCCATTTTCTGCAACATAAACATCAATGGCTGCCGTATCACCAAACAAGTTATGCATGTTACCCAAAATTTCCTGATAAGCTCCAACCATAAAGAAACCAATCAAAGGCGGAGTTTCTGGATCATAAGCTGGCATTGGCATCGTTGTTGCCACACCATCGCCATCAACATAGTGATCAATCGTACCGTCAGAATCACAGGTAATGTCCAACAAAACAGCACGGCGATCCAGCGGCTTATCCAAACCTTCAATCGGCAAAACAGGGAAAAGTTGATCAATCCCCCACGCATCTGGCATTGATTGGAACAGTGAGAAATTCACATAGAATTTATCTGCCATACGTTCCTGTAATTCATCAATAATCGGACGATGGGCGCGGTTGCTTGGATCAAGATCTTGCTGAATATGGCGACAAATATTTAAATACAGTTCTTCTGCCCATGCACGTTCTGACAGATCCAACATACCATGTGCATATTGGGTATGAACGTCGTGCAGATCAAACTGGCTGTCATGCAACCATTCACGCAGGGAACGACGACTACTGTCAGATTGCATCTCCTCCCAGGTTTCCCACAAACTAGTCAGAGGACGCGTCGCACCTTCTGCCGGTGGCGTTGTCTGAGTAAATTCATTGCGCTCTACTCCAATCACATTGGAAACCAAAACAGTATGATGGGCGGTCAACGCACGTCCAGACTCCGTAATCACAGTAGGATGAGGCAAACCGTGTTCTTCACACGCATCACCAATGCCCCAAATAACGTTATTGGCGTATTCATTTAGACCGTAGTTAACTGAGCATTCTGACTGGGAGCGTGTCCCTTCATAATCGACACCTAAGCCCCCACCAACATCAAAGCACTGGATCTTGACGCCTAATTTGGACAACTCGACATAAAAACGGGCAGATTCACGCACTCCCGTTGCCACATCACGGATATTCGCCAATTGGGAACCTAAGTGGAAATGCAGCAATTGCAAGCTATCCAACCGCCCTGCTGCACGCAACCTTTCAACCAATTGCAATACCTGTGCGGCAGCCAATCCAAACTTAGATTTTTCGCCGCCACTAGCCTGCCATTTGCCAGAACCCTGGGATGCCAAACGGGCCCGAACGCCCAAGCGTGGAATAACATTCAGACGCTTGGCTTCTTCCAGTACCATCTCAATTTCAGACATTTTCTCGATAACCAGATACACCTTGTGTCCCAGTTTTTCACCGATCAATGCCAGACGGACGTATTCGCGATCCTTATAACCATTACAAACAATCACCGTACCTGTCATACCTGCATGAGCCAGCACTGCCATTAATTCCGCTTTGGAGCCTGCCTCTAATCCAATGGGTTCATCAGCATTTGCCAATGTCTCAATAACGCGGCGATGCTG contains:
- a CDS encoding helix-turn-helix domain-containing protein; the protein is MRKTSLVTDKRIDGLIEILPQMMQSISEQISPLALLFSACIEPVENDDDLSARMALIDELYSYAENTEHAAAKFADFITDRVYEYEAKNRQVPNVTPREALSYLMKERGIRQLDLRDIANQSVISEILHGKRSMNIGQVKGFAKFFNVPVETFMGSD
- the speB gene encoding agmatinase encodes the protein MSISSLGNQIDNSLVSNAFGFLRFPLNFQPYSSDAEWVITGIPFDMATSGRAGSRHGPAAIRQVSTNLAWESCRWPWGFSLRKRLNVVDCGDLVFNFGDAQDMSNKLQAHAEKVLASGKRMLSFGGDHFVTLPLLRAHAKHFGKMALIHFDAHTDTYANGSQFDHGTMFYHAPNEGLIDPHHSVQIGIRTEHDTNNGFTVLDAGQVNDRGVDDIVEQIKTVVGDLPIYLTFDIDCLDPAFAPGTGTPVIGGLTSDRALKIVRALQPLNIVGMDVVEVAPAYDQSEITALAAATIGLELLYLQASKKDL
- the speA gene encoding biosynthetic arginine decarboxylase translates to MNDNIARKMRQTYNIAYWGGGYYYVNDLGNVSVCPNPDLPGAQIELATLVKKVQEEKEQLRLPALFCFPQILQHRLRSINAAFKRARESYGYKGDYFLVYPIKVNQHRRVIETLANADEPIGLEAGSKAELMAVLAHAGMTGTVIVCNGYKDREYVRLALIGEKLGHKVYLVIEKMSEIEMVLEEAKRLNVIPRLGVRARLASQGSGKWQASGGEKSKFGLAAAQVLQLVERLRAAGRLDSLQLLHFHLGSQLANIRDVATGVRESARFYVELSKLGVKIQCFDVGGGLGVDYEGTRSQSECSVNYGLNEYANNVIWGIGDACEEHGLPHPTVITESGRALTAHHTVLVSNVIGVERNEFTQTTPPAEGATRPLTSLWETWEEMQSDSSRRSLREWLHDSQFDLHDVHTQYAHGMLDLSERAWAEELYLNICRHIQQDLDPSNRAHRPIIDELQERMADKFYVNFSLFQSMPDAWGIDQLFPVLPIEGLDKPLDRRAVLLDITCDSDGTIDHYVDGDGVATTMPMPAYDPETPPLIGFFMVGAYQEILGNMHNLFGDTAAIDVYVAENGAVTYKQSEEGDSVANMLQYVKLEPQVLLTRFRDQVKSTDLDDNLQEQFLQEFESGLYGYTYLEDE